Proteins encoded in a region of the Deltaproteobacteria bacterium genome:
- the lysA gene encoding diaminopimelate decarboxylase: MHYFQYKDGQLHAEDIPVADLVEEYGTPLYIYSASTLKRHYKAFDSAFEGVAHLTCYSVKANSNMSVLKILAAEGAGTDIVSGGELFRALRAGVNPKKIVYSGVGKTAGEIREALFAGILMFNVESTQELERINSVAGDLGMVAKISLRINPDVDPKTHPYISTGMKENKFGLSRAEALSTYALAKNLPHVDPIGMDCHIGSQLTTLAPFLEALEKLKTFYLQLKDMGVTIQYMDLGGGLGITYNEEEPPHPRELGQALVEALKGFDVTLILEPGRVIAGNTGILVTEVQYTKHNEGKNFVIVDAAMNDLVRPSLYGSYHRIAPVREVSGEETIVDVVGPICESSDFLAKDRALPKVAQGDLLAAFSAGAYGFAMSSQYNSRARAAEIMVQGGKHVVIRKREVYNDLVSLEEEGLAMVDELGR, encoded by the coding sequence ATGCACTACTTTCAATATAAAGACGGCCAGCTCCATGCCGAAGACATTCCTGTCGCCGATCTGGTGGAGGAATACGGGACGCCGTTGTACATTTATTCGGCATCAACCCTGAAACGGCATTACAAGGCGTTTGATTCGGCCTTCGAGGGCGTCGCGCATCTGACCTGCTACTCGGTCAAGGCCAATTCCAACATGAGCGTCTTGAAAATCCTGGCCGCCGAAGGCGCTGGCACGGACATTGTTTCTGGTGGCGAATTGTTCCGAGCCTTGCGCGCTGGCGTCAATCCCAAGAAAATCGTCTATTCGGGCGTGGGGAAAACGGCGGGTGAAATCCGCGAAGCCCTGTTCGCCGGCATCCTGATGTTCAACGTCGAGTCCACCCAGGAACTGGAACGGATCAATTCGGTCGCCGGCGATCTTGGCATGGTGGCCAAGATCAGTCTGCGCATCAATCCGGATGTCGATCCCAAGACGCATCCGTATATTTCCACGGGCATGAAAGAGAACAAGTTCGGGCTGTCCAGGGCCGAAGCGCTTTCCACCTATGCCCTGGCCAAGAATCTGCCCCATGTCGATCCCATCGGCATGGATTGCCACATCGGTTCCCAGCTGACCACGCTCGCTCCGTTTCTGGAAGCCCTGGAAAAACTGAAGACGTTTTATCTTCAGCTCAAGGACATGGGCGTGACCATTCAATACATGGACTTGGGCGGCGGGCTTGGCATCACCTACAACGAGGAGGAACCGCCTCATCCCAGGGAGCTGGGGCAAGCCCTGGTCGAGGCGCTCAAGGGCTTCGACGTGACCCTTATCCTGGAGCCCGGCCGCGTCATCGCGGGCAATACTGGCATCCTGGTGACCGAGGTGCAGTACACCAAGCACAACGAGGGCAAAAACTTCGTCATCGTCGACGCGGCCATGAACGATCTGGTCCGGCCATCCCTGTACGGTTCCTACCACCGCATCGCGCCGGTGCGCGAAGTCAGCGGCGAGGAAACGATCGTGGACGTGGTCGGGCCGATTTGCGAATCCAGTGATTTCCTGGCCAAGGACCGCGCCCTGCCCAAGGTTGCCCAGGGAGACCTGCTGGCCGCCTTTTCCGCCGGCGCCTACGGATTCGCCATGTCCTCCCAGTACAATTCCAGGGCTCGCGCCGCGGAAATCATGGTCCAGGGGGGCAAGCACGTGGTCATCCGCAAGCGGGAAGTCTATAATGACCTCGTGTCGTTGGAAGAGGAAGGATTGGCCATGGTGGACGAGCTGGGCCGGTAA
- a CDS encoding metal-dependent transcriptional regulator: protein MKHMSSNLEDYLEVIFNLESQHSEARAKDIADALGVQRASVTNALQKLSQRGLINYEPYSSVTLTPEGFRTASQIVHRHKVLFEFLNRFLRIRPELASETACKLEHGIDDESLDALIKFIRFIMTCPRTGKDWLEAFSHDCNEHGTCANCTECIRACLERQDAKCTKNS, encoded by the coding sequence ATGAAACATATGTCATCCAATCTCGAAGATTACCTTGAGGTAATCTTCAACCTGGAGTCGCAGCATTCCGAGGCCAGGGCCAAGGATATCGCCGACGCCCTGGGCGTTCAACGCGCTTCGGTCACCAATGCCCTGCAAAAACTTTCCCAACGCGGACTCATCAATTACGAGCCATACAGTTCGGTCACCCTAACCCCGGAAGGATTTCGGACAGCCAGCCAAATCGTGCACCGACACAAGGTGCTTTTTGAATTCCTGAACAGATTTCTGCGTATCCGCCCGGAGTTGGCCTCCGAAACGGCCTGCAAACTGGAACACGGCATCGATGACGAAAGCCTGGACGCCTTGATCAAATTTATCCGGTTCATCATGACCTGTCCGCGCACGGGCAAGGACTGGCTGGAGGCCTTCAGTCATGACTGCAACGAGCACGGCACCTGCGCCAACTGCACGGAGTGCATTCGGGCCTGCCTGGAACGCCAGGACGCAAAATGCACCAAGAATTCCTGA
- a CDS encoding Hpt domain-containing protein, whose amino-acid sequence MIVSAEPVLAIEETLERMSGDKELLVNLFALYQTDAPKKLENIAQSAAETDYVLVGRLAHSLKGASATVGAARMCQLAIALEQAAKASDSAAVAQKLEAIREACADTLEEMRRFASGN is encoded by the coding sequence ATGATTGTGTCTGCCGAACCCGTGCTCGCCATCGAGGAAACCTTGGAACGCATGTCCGGGGACAAGGAGCTTCTGGTCAATCTTTTTGCCCTGTACCAAACAGATGCTCCCAAAAAGCTCGAAAATATCGCGCAATCGGCGGCTGAAACCGACTACGTCCTTGTCGGGCGCCTGGCGCACTCGTTGAAAGGCGCCTCGGCGACAGTGGGCGCGGCGCGCATGTGCCAGCTAGCCATTGCGTTGGAGCAGGCCGCCAAGGCATCCGACAGCGCGGCGGTGGCCCAAAAGCTCGAAGCCATCCGCGAAGCCTGCGCCGACACCCTGGAAGAAATGCGCCGTTTCGCTTCCGGCAACTAA
- a CDS encoding ferrous iron transport protein A, which produces MALIVNLRAMQVDQSGIIKSVSAQGELGRRIRDMGLVPGSTITVIGRAPLKDPVALRLKGFTLTLRNSEADFITVELPDVPLG; this is translated from the coding sequence GTGGCCCTCATCGTGAATCTACGTGCCATGCAGGTTGACCAAAGCGGCATCATCAAGAGCGTCAGCGCCCAGGGCGAACTTGGCCGCCGCATCCGGGACATGGGGCTTGTTCCCGGCTCCACGATAACCGTCATCGGCCGGGCTCCCCTCAAGGATCCCGTGGCGCTGCGTTTGAAAGGTTTTACCCTGACCCTGCGCAATAGCGAGGCGGATTTCATAACCGTCGAACTTCCGGACGTGCCCCTTGGCTAA
- the feoB gene encoding ferrous iron transport protein B, which translates to MFRTFALAGNPNAGKTTLFNALTGSRQHVGNYPGITVEQKEGFVDTRHGTVRVVDLPGTYSLTAYSEEELVARNMLIQERPAGVINVLDATSLERNLYLTVQFLELGIPVTIVLNMVDALADKGISIDTSRLSELMRLPVVETVARTGQGVREALDAALTHEQKEWIPLHISYGPDLDPVIQKITQLIEARDFHPQDCPARWLAIKFLENDTVIRQLFEQDHDLHRQVRDMADEVAKHCDKTLNTQPEFLIADYRYGYISSILRQGVLTILPDLYNRANVSDKIDAVLTHRLAGPMIMLGILYGLFSFTFAVGEVPMGWMEMFFSWLAETVTALLPEGLFRSMIVDGVIAGVGGILGFVPLILIMFMGITFLEDSGYMARMAYMLDRVFRVFGLHGSSVVPFIISGGIPGGCAVPGVMAARTLRSPKEKLATILTAPFMACGAKVPVFILLAAAFFPNHGASVMFLITLAGWASALVVARFLRSTIIRGPSTPFVMELPPYRVPTLAGMILHTWERGWQYIKKAGTVILAISILIWAMMTFPTLPDAMKFEAEKRIETLNAQLQAATNRAEADTLAAQIRDLDSSIKEQELTYSLAGRIGQAIEPVTMWAGFSWRTNIALLGGVAAKEVIITTLATAYAMSDAEGQSFSRRMATAPGWNRAMAVSLMLFVLLYSPCFVTVIAIAQESSWGWAVFSVFFNTAFAFGLATAVYQVGMSLG; encoded by the coding sequence ATTTTTCGCACATTTGCCCTGGCTGGCAACCCCAACGCGGGCAAGACCACCCTTTTCAACGCCCTGACCGGCTCCCGGCAACACGTTGGCAATTATCCGGGTATCACCGTCGAACAAAAAGAGGGCTTCGTGGATACGCGCCATGGCACGGTCCGTGTCGTGGATCTTCCCGGAACCTATTCCCTGACCGCCTATTCCGAGGAAGAATTGGTGGCTCGCAACATGCTCATCCAGGAGCGGCCAGCCGGAGTCATCAACGTCCTCGACGCCACCAGCCTTGAGCGCAATCTGTACCTGACCGTCCAGTTTCTGGAGCTGGGCATTCCCGTCACGATCGTGCTGAACATGGTCGATGCCCTGGCCGACAAGGGGATCAGCATCGATACCTCCCGTCTGTCCGAGCTCATGCGGCTGCCCGTGGTCGAGACCGTGGCCCGTACCGGCCAGGGGGTCCGCGAGGCCCTGGACGCGGCCCTGACCCACGAACAGAAGGAATGGATCCCGCTGCACATCTCCTATGGCCCGGATCTGGATCCGGTCATCCAGAAAATAACCCAGTTGATCGAAGCTCGGGATTTTCATCCCCAGGACTGTCCCGCGCGCTGGCTGGCCATTAAATTTCTCGAAAACGACACTGTCATCCGCCAACTCTTCGAACAAGATCATGACCTGCACCGCCAGGTCCGCGACATGGCCGACGAAGTCGCCAAGCACTGCGACAAAACCCTCAATACCCAACCTGAATTTTTGATCGCGGATTATCGCTACGGCTATATTTCTTCCATTCTGCGCCAGGGCGTGCTGACCATCCTGCCGGACCTCTACAACCGCGCCAATGTTTCGGATAAAATCGACGCGGTCCTGACCCACCGTCTGGCCGGCCCCATGATCATGCTCGGTATTCTGTATGGCCTGTTCAGTTTCACCTTCGCCGTGGGAGAGGTTCCCATGGGCTGGATGGAGATGTTTTTTTCCTGGCTCGCGGAAACAGTCACGGCCCTTTTGCCCGAGGGGCTGTTTAGATCCATGATCGTGGACGGTGTCATCGCCGGAGTCGGCGGCATTTTGGGCTTTGTCCCGCTGATCCTGATCATGTTCATGGGCATCACCTTTCTGGAAGATTCGGGCTACATGGCGCGCATGGCCTATATGCTGGACCGTGTCTTCCGTGTGTTTGGCCTGCATGGCAGCTCCGTCGTGCCGTTCATCATTTCCGGCGGCATTCCTGGCGGCTGCGCCGTCCCCGGGGTCATGGCCGCGCGGACGTTGCGCAGTCCCAAGGAAAAATTGGCGACCATCCTCACCGCGCCCTTCATGGCCTGTGGCGCCAAGGTGCCGGTTTTTATCCTGCTCGCGGCGGCCTTTTTCCCGAATCATGGCGCCTCGGTCATGTTTCTGATCACCCTGGCGGGCTGGGCTTCGGCCCTGGTCGTGGCCCGCTTCCTCAGATCCACGATCATTCGTGGCCCCTCGACCCCGTTTGTGATGGAACTTCCTCCGTACCGTGTCCCCACCTTGGCGGGAATGATTCTGCACACCTGGGAACGCGGCTGGCAGTACATCAAAAAGGCGGGCACGGTGATCTTGGCTATTTCCATCCTGATTTGGGCCATGATGACCTTTCCCACCCTGCCCGACGCCATGAAATTCGAAGCTGAAAAACGCATCGAGACCCTGAATGCCCAACTCCAGGCCGCGACCAACCGGGCGGAAGCCGACACCCTGGCGGCCCAAATCCGCGATCTGGATTCAAGCATCAAGGAGCAAGAGCTCACCTACTCCCTGGCGGGCCGGATTGGACAAGCCATTGAGCCCGTGACCATGTGGGCCGGTTTCAGCTGGCGGACCAACATCGCCCTCTTGGGCGGAGTTGCCGCCAAGGAAGTCATCATCACCACCCTGGCCACGGCCTACGCCATGAGCGACGCCGAAGGACAGAGCTTTTCCCGACGCATGGCCACGGCTCCGGGTTGGAATCGGGCCATGGCGGTCAGTCTGATGCTGTTCGTCCTGCTCTATTCTCCCTGCTTCGTGACCGTCATCGCCATCGCCCAGGAATCCTCCTGGGGGTGGGCCGTGTTCAGTGTGTTTTTCAATACCGCCTTTGCCTTCGGCCTGGCCACGGCGGTCTATCAAGTGGGCATGAGCCTGGGGTAG
- a CDS encoding ferrous iron transport protein A, producing the protein MFFCKHIPVPAHGQRTLCDLRVGEKAVVRRLNKTEGCHIGKLTAMGITPGTEIEMLANGRGPLLVMVRSSRLCLCRNLAQSVIIE; encoded by the coding sequence ATGTTTTTCTGCAAGCACATTCCCGTGCCCGCTCACGGGCAGCGTACGTTGTGCGATCTGCGGGTGGGAGAAAAGGCCGTTGTCCGCCGCCTGAATAAAACCGAGGGATGCCATATCGGCAAGCTCACGGCCATGGGAATCACGCCAGGGACGGAAATCGAAATGCTGGCCAACGGACGTGGTCCGCTTTTGGTCATGGTTCGGTCCTCCCGCCTCTGTTTGTGCCGAAATCTGGCGCAGTCCGTCATCATCGAATGA
- the mutS gene encoding DNA mismatch repair protein MutS, translated as MNTVKLTPMMEQYLRVKEEYPGTLVFFRMGDFFELFFDDAEIAARELQITLTSRNPGADNPVPMCGMPHHAIDEYLRQLLDKGYKVALCDQVEDPKQAKGLVRREVTRVLTPGTVVEDINLDAKGHNFLGALFWDPDLGGGLAWVDFSTGTWSGLQTKTETVLWQWLAKMDPREVLLAEDQTLPADFAGWKKRITRYPRATYFEPRGAEERILRAQRVASLATLDLDDKPALVRCCGALLAYLELTQKRDLDHLCPFEPLNLSSTLLLDEVTERNLELFRAMDGTKGRGTLWQVLDQTQTPMGGRLLETRLRQPFKSLDRIMAVQEAVALFARQDTPREGLRQLLDHVYDLERLCTRIFVNRCTPKDFSALGASLAVLPRLRVFLDGLDSLPPLLAGLRARWDDLDDVHALLRRALNDTLPPVITEGGLFRPGHDAALDELMELTDHGEAALESMLEREREACALPKLKLGFTKAFGYYFELTRARNADPPAHFIRRQTLVNAERYVTEELKSLEERLLSASDRRKAREYELFLALREEVATHRTRFMGMAAILAELDFVQGLGHAARKWGWCRPELHDGLEIIIKDGRHPVVEAVQGRSGYIPNDLTLDDQGRILLITGPNMAGKSTILRQVALMCILGQMGGFVPASSARIGLCDRIFSRVGASDNLAMGQSTFMVEMSETARILRQAGKRSLVILDEIGRGTSTFDGLSLAWAVAEDLSKRHGGIRTLFATHYHELTVLAERLPNVRNFNIAIKEWKGDIVFLRRLVPGPADRSYGIEVARLAGVPAPVVARAKDILAVLEKHAPGGRQRREIISQQIAFPGLAPVAATREKTIEHPVLAALASLNVNELSPLEALTVLHEWKALAGQS; from the coding sequence ATGAACACTGTCAAACTCACGCCCATGATGGAGCAGTATCTGCGGGTCAAGGAAGAGTACCCGGGAACCCTGGTTTTTTTCCGCATGGGAGATTTTTTCGAATTGTTTTTCGATGACGCCGAAATCGCGGCCCGCGAACTGCAAATCACCCTGACCAGCCGCAATCCGGGCGCGGACAACCCCGTACCCATGTGCGGCATGCCCCATCATGCCATCGACGAGTACCTGCGCCAACTTCTGGACAAAGGGTACAAGGTGGCCCTTTGCGACCAAGTCGAGGATCCCAAGCAGGCCAAGGGCTTGGTCCGGCGCGAAGTCACCCGCGTGCTCACTCCGGGCACGGTGGTGGAAGACATCAATCTGGACGCCAAGGGGCACAATTTTTTGGGCGCCCTGTTTTGGGATCCGGACCTGGGCGGAGGCCTGGCCTGGGTCGATTTTTCGACCGGAACCTGGTCCGGCCTGCAAACCAAAACCGAGACTGTCCTGTGGCAATGGCTGGCCAAGATGGATCCGCGCGAGGTGTTGCTGGCCGAGGACCAGACGTTGCCGGCTGACTTTGCGGGCTGGAAAAAACGGATCACGCGGTACCCGCGCGCGACGTATTTCGAACCGCGTGGCGCGGAAGAAAGAATTCTACGTGCCCAGCGGGTTGCTTCGCTGGCCACCCTGGATTTGGATGACAAGCCCGCCCTGGTTCGGTGTTGCGGAGCCCTGCTGGCCTATTTGGAACTGACCCAGAAGCGGGACCTGGATCACCTCTGCCCTTTTGAACCCCTGAATTTGTCGTCGACCTTGCTTCTGGACGAAGTCACGGAACGAAATCTTGAATTGTTCCGCGCCATGGATGGCACCAAGGGACGGGGCACGCTCTGGCAGGTGCTGGACCAGACCCAGACACCCATGGGCGGACGCCTGCTGGAGACCCGTCTGCGCCAGCCTTTCAAGAGCCTGGACCGAATCATGGCCGTCCAGGAGGCAGTGGCCCTTTTTGCGCGCCAGGACACGCCTCGCGAGGGACTGCGTCAGCTTCTGGATCACGTCTATGATCTGGAACGGTTGTGCACCCGGATCTTTGTCAATCGGTGCACTCCCAAGGATTTTTCGGCCTTGGGCGCGTCCCTGGCGGTTCTGCCGCGCCTGCGTGTTTTTCTGGACGGACTGGATTCGCTCCCGCCGCTTCTTGCTGGATTGCGAGCCCGATGGGACGATCTTGACGATGTCCACGCCCTGCTACGCCGTGCCCTGAACGATACCCTGCCACCGGTCATCACCGAGGGCGGTCTCTTTCGTCCTGGCCACGACGCCGCCCTCGATGAATTGATGGAGCTGACCGACCATGGCGAGGCTGCTCTCGAATCCATGTTGGAGCGGGAACGCGAGGCCTGTGCCCTCCCCAAGCTCAAACTCGGGTTTACCAAGGCCTTCGGCTATTACTTCGAATTGACCAGGGCGCGGAACGCCGATCCCCCGGCCCACTTCATCCGCCGCCAGACCCTGGTCAATGCCGAGCGCTATGTCACCGAGGAACTCAAGAGCCTCGAAGAGCGGTTGCTGAGTGCCTCCGATCGTCGCAAAGCCCGTGAGTACGAGCTGTTTCTGGCCCTGCGCGAGGAGGTGGCGACGCACCGAACCCGATTCATGGGCATGGCCGCGATCCTGGCGGAACTCGATTTCGTCCAGGGCCTGGGACACGCCGCCCGCAAATGGGGATGGTGTCGTCCGGAACTCCATGACGGCCTGGAAATCATCATCAAGGACGGCCGCCATCCGGTCGTCGAGGCCGTGCAGGGGCGCTCCGGCTATATCCCCAATGATTTGACCCTGGACGATCAGGGCCGCATCCTGCTTATCACCGGCCCGAACATGGCCGGAAAGTCCACGATTCTGCGCCAGGTGGCCCTGATGTGCATCCTCGGGCAGATGGGGGGATTCGTGCCCGCGTCGTCGGCCCGGATCGGCCTGTGCGATCGGATTTTTTCACGGGTCGGGGCCTCGGACAACTTGGCCATGGGGCAATCGACGTTCATGGTCGAAATGAGTGAAACAGCGCGCATTTTGCGGCAAGCCGGCAAACGCTCCCTGGTGATCCTGGACGAGATCGGCCGCGGCACCAGCACCTTCGACGGCCTGTCCCTGGCCTGGGCCGTGGCCGAGGATTTGTCCAAGCGACACGGCGGGATCCGTACCCTGTTCGCCACGCATTACCACGAACTGACGGTGCTCGCGGAGCGTCTGCCCAACGTGCGCAACTTCAATATCGCCATCAAGGAATGGAAGGGCGACATCGTTTTTCTCCGACGTCTGGTTCCAGGCCCAGCCGACCGCAGCTACGGCATCGAGGTGGCCCGCCTGGCCGGCGTTCCGGCCCCGGTCGTGGCCAGGGCCAAGGACATCCTGGCCGTCCTGGAGAAACATGCCCCCGGCGGAAGGCAACGACGCGAGATTATCAGTCAGCAGATCGCCTTCCCCGGCTTGGCTCCGGTCGCGGCGACCCGGGAAAAGACGATCGAGCATCCGGTCCTGGCCGCCCTTGCGTCCCTCAACGTCAACGAACTCTCCCCGCTGGAAGCCTTGACCGTGCTCCACGAGTGGAAAGCCCTGGCAGGACAATCATGA